In Streptococcus respiraculi, one DNA window encodes the following:
- a CDS encoding glycerate kinase: protein MKIVSAIDSFKGAATSAELNQAVKEMVEEVLPETEVATFAIGDGGEGTLEALAEALDGELISVSTVDLLERPIEASYFLSGQTAFIEAASVIGIDKIHPTPATVEVATSFGLGAVIRNALSRSCEEIVLTLGGTGTSDGGRGLLDSLTEEDKEQLRRVNLIGLTDVRNVYAGSEGYARIFGPQKGANQTQVEAMNKAAFTFVQTIKEELEIDLQAIPGTGAAGGLGGALVVLGGELKAGFPFVAQAIGLAQAIQGADLVITGEGRLDSQSLNGKVPVGVADVARSAGVPTIAICGSVATDVTEFGDYFLATFSIQTGVYCLEKAMKKEVTLENVRFVVKNILRSRFL from the coding sequence ATGAAAATAGTGAGTGCAATCGATTCGTTTAAGGGGGCAGCGACTTCTGCGGAGTTAAACCAGGCGGTCAAGGAAATGGTGGAGGAAGTTCTTCCAGAAACGGAGGTGGCGACTTTTGCAATCGGAGACGGCGGCGAGGGGACCTTGGAGGCTTTGGCCGAGGCACTTGATGGGGAGTTGATTTCTGTTTCGACTGTGGATTTGTTGGAGCGTCCGATTGAGGCTTCCTATTTCTTGTCGGGTCAGACGGCATTTATTGAGGCGGCATCGGTGATTGGCATTGATAAGATACATCCGACACCAGCAACCGTAGAGGTGGCGACCAGTTTTGGCTTGGGTGCTGTGATTCGAAATGCTTTGAGTCGTTCTTGTGAAGAAATCGTCCTCACATTAGGCGGAACAGGAACATCGGATGGTGGCAGAGGTTTACTGGATAGTCTGACGGAAGAAGACAAAGAGCAGTTGCGTCGAGTCAACCTTATTGGTCTAACAGATGTGAGAAATGTCTATGCTGGATCAGAAGGTTATGCGCGTATTTTTGGTCCGCAAAAAGGAGCAAATCAAACACAAGTAGAAGCGATGAATAAGGCAGCTTTTACTTTTGTGCAGACGATAAAAGAAGAGTTAGAAATTGATCTGCAAGCTATTCCAGGGACGGGGGCAGCTGGCGGTTTAGGTGGTGCACTTGTAGTCTTGGGGGGAGAGCTGAAGGCAGGCTTTCCATTTGTGGCGCAAGCAATTGGACTAGCTCAAGCCATACAAGGGGCAGATTTGGTCATTACGGGCGAGGGACGCTTGGACAGTCAAAGTCTCAATGGTAAAGTACCTGTAGGTGTAGCTGATGTAGCCCGTTCTGCTGGTGTTCCGACAATCGCCATTTGCGGTAGCGTAGCGACAGATGTGACGGAATTTGGCGATTATTTCTTAGCGACCTTTTCGATTCAGACAGGAGTTTATTGTCTGGAAAAGGCTATGAAAAAAGAAGTCACTTTAGAGAATGTCCGTTTTGTAGTGAAAAATATCCTTCGAAGTCGTTTTCTGTAA
- a CDS encoding restriction endonuclease subunit S: MPKQLVPKRRFPGFTDAWEQRRFSEVAITSRGLTYKPSDICKDGVRVLRSSNIDEDRFVLKDDDVFVKNNVVNIGYAKEHDILITSANGSSRLVGKHAIIKEIADEPIVHGGFMLIASTKYPYFINASMSSSWYKKFIDLFVSGGNGAIGNLNKNDLDNQNIFIPTEAEQQKIGEYFSNFDRLITLHQRKLDKLKNVKKAYLSELFPAEGEREPKRRFPGFTDAWEQRKLGNILQESNIRTSNFINNPLYSLTIENGVTPKTERYERSSLVTKTEDLFKVVKPNEFVTNPMNLRFGALGYNKNAFNVAVSGYYDVFSIDDNKCSGFWNAYFKTPKTMKIFDDVATGSLVEKRRVKYSTLQQLDLYMPNALDEKIQIGRCMNQIDRLITLHQRKLDKLKDLKKAYLNELFV, translated from the coding sequence ATGCCAAAACAATTAGTACCTAAACGTCGTTTTCCAGGATTTACGGACGCTTGGGAACAGCGGAGGTTTTCGGAGGTAGCTATAACTAGTAGAGGATTGACCTACAAACCATCTGATATATGTAAAGATGGTGTTCGCGTTTTACGTTCCTCTAATATAGATGAAGATAGATTTGTTTTAAAAGATGATGATGTTTTTGTGAAAAATAATGTAGTGAATATTGGTTATGCAAAAGAGCATGATATTCTTATCACTTCTGCAAATGGTTCATCAAGACTTGTAGGGAAACATGCAATTATAAAAGAAATCGCTGATGAACCAATTGTTCATGGTGGATTTATGTTAATTGCTTCAACTAAATATCCATATTTTATCAATGCTTCTATGAGTTCCTCTTGGTATAAGAAATTTATTGATTTATTTGTATCAGGTGGTAATGGAGCTATTGGGAATCTTAATAAAAATGATTTGGACAATCAAAATATTTTTATTCCGACTGAAGCTGAACAACAAAAAATCGGTGAGTATTTCTCTAACTTCGACCGCCTCATCACCCTTCATCAGCGTAAGCTTGACAAGTTAAAAAATGTCAAAAAGGCTTATTTGTCGGAATTATTCCCTGCTGAAGGAGAGCGTGAGCCAAAACGCCGTTTTCCAGGATTTACGGACGCTTGGGAACAGCGGAAGCTGGGAAATATTCTTCAAGAGAGTAATATTCGTACATCGAATTTTATAAACAACCCATTATATAGTTTAACTATCGAAAATGGTGTCACTCCAAAGACAGAACGTTATGAAAGAAGTTCACTTGTAACAAAAACAGAAGACTTATTTAAAGTAGTTAAACCAAATGAGTTTGTTACCAACCCTATGAATCTTAGATTTGGAGCACTTGGATATAATAAAAATGCCTTTAATGTAGCTGTTTCTGGATATTATGATGTGTTTTCGATTGACGACAATAAATGTAGTGGATTTTGGAACGCATACTTTAAAACTCCTAAAACTATGAAAATTTTTGATGATGTCGCTACCGGTTCTCTTGTCGAAAAACGTAGAGTAAAATATTCTACTCTCCAACAGTTAGACCTCTATATGCCGAATGCTTTAGATGAAAAAATTCAAATCGGAAGATGCATGAATCAAATCGACCGCCTCATCACCCTTCATCAGCGTAAGTTGGATAAGCTAAAAGATTTGAAAAAGGCCTACTTAAATGAACTATTCGTTTGA
- a CDS encoding energy-coupling factor transporter transmembrane component T family protein gives MRFDARSKFLLSIFAGVTYGLHVTAWERAYLLLGIAVCWLLVGRIKMVFVTLLGYFIVYQLSQVDLLPMWLFRFTFMLSHIWVPLMAGHFLLMTTSAYELIHGLRKWRLPETFLLTLGVMFRFLPMIKKEVRLIQMALKTRGIFLRKRDILLQPHRYLEYVLVPLMMSLLRSAQDLTIATLTKGLAVTKRPSEFVHSRWTWLDWSICVWCLSFLILKFN, from the coding sequence ATGAGATTTGATGCCAGAAGCAAGTTTCTGTTAAGCATTTTTGCAGGAGTTACCTATGGTCTGCATGTGACGGCTTGGGAGCGTGCTTATCTGCTATTAGGAATTGCAGTTTGTTGGCTTCTTGTGGGACGAATCAAAATGGTGTTTGTGACTTTGCTAGGCTATTTTATAGTCTATCAGTTGAGCCAGGTAGATTTGCTTCCGATGTGGCTTTTTCGTTTTACCTTTATGCTTAGCCATATCTGGGTACCCTTAATGGCTGGGCATTTTCTGCTTATGACAACCTCAGCTTATGAGTTAATCCATGGTCTTAGAAAGTGGCGCTTGCCAGAGACTTTTTTACTAACCTTGGGAGTTATGTTTCGTTTTCTTCCTATGATTAAAAAAGAGGTCCGACTGATTCAAATGGCTTTAAAAACGAGGGGAATTTTTTTGAGAAAACGGGATATTCTCTTGCAACCTCATCGCTATCTGGAATACGTTTTAGTACCCTTGATGATGTCGCTTTTGCGCTCTGCGCAGGATTTGACGATTGCTACCTTGACCAAGGGGCTAGCAGTGACGAAAAGACCCAGTGAGTTTGTCCACTCCCGTTGGACCTGGCTAGATTGGAGTATCTGTGTATGGTGTCTCAGCTTTCTTATCCTAAAATTCAACTAG
- a CDS encoding type I restriction endonuclease subunit R, EcoR124 family codes for MRDKNASEKAFQESFVAELTKYKWQAPDKLNGNLQKVTVQDLVNNWRQELNRINADILEGVALTDAEFSQVMSKVKQIANSYEAAKILSMEGSIGKLDGIYRDSHPDITRQQITLTLLKKAQVSGGDSSYQVAREVWSESGNRFDLVLLINGLPLINIEQKRSDVSLEEAIGQFMRYYRDGDYTNNFMAFSQMMIATSEIETRYFATPKSINDFNPSFVFHWSVTQKDQDGNPMGQRVVTDYRDVIEHLLMVPMAHQMVGDYLIIDEDPVNEENRRHMLMRPYQVHALQAVEKAAFGWDNPDKIPHGGFVWHTTGSGKTITSFKTAQFLSTRTEFDKVVFLLDRRDLDEQTSKAFKAYATYESVNVDDTKSTYQLRRQLTAAKSGIVVTTTFKLSFLVKDLIAAQDTSLADKKILFIIDEAHRTTMGDMMGMIKEYFFKNGLFFGFTGTPLFDENKVKGKINERSEVINTTEKLFGPLLHQYTIDEAIADGNVLGFHVDYINTGEFRSYEDLREQLIDTVSQKKPELGKKALQRQVQQWSELEVEKNAVKEGLLVYQDKTHIPRVVEEILSSWQEQSQSGEFNAMLTVAYKERVIAYYHEFKKQIAETYQVGEHSPNIAMTFSFGNENDPENVTRDVIEELFSDYEKMTGVLFVAGDKERGEQAYFEDVTDRFKRGGSGRNPKNLDIIIVADQLLTGYDAKRLNTLYVDRRLELQGLIQAYSRTNRVFGSAKEFGTIINFQYPRITEETVNAALKLYGSGGQSSRVLVEKYEDAVRLLNQCVDGLIVALPNPTDWIQLQVDEEEKESFKQAFKETAKQLNRVEQYYEFSWDDDLFGITEHTWLQYIGAYKNLFPREIGPVSDEISPLAGRTKLQGSQIINAQSLLTLIGEKTQNKDGYMVINDGNLVLILEQIQELSNMGEDELAEALKTFINEELVTGHLSATLDFDESFKKWQDERQFKVIQQFATEWGIDSRLLQKSLKEFQLNKADEIPYKSEIMTTLNPASATNQFSGKKLLLNMELNKILPQWMLETKQKYK; via the coding sequence ATGAGAGATAAAAATGCCTCTGAGAAGGCCTTTCAGGAAAGTTTTGTAGCAGAATTAACAAAGTACAAGTGGCAAGCACCGGATAAACTGAATGGAAATTTACAGAAAGTAACTGTCCAAGATTTGGTGAACAACTGGAGACAGGAATTGAACCGAATAAACGCCGATATTTTGGAAGGTGTTGCCCTTACTGATGCAGAATTTTCACAAGTTATGTCAAAAGTGAAACAAATTGCCAATAGCTATGAGGCGGCCAAAATCTTATCTATGGAAGGTTCAATTGGTAAGCTTGACGGTATTTATCGTGATTCTCATCCAGATATAACACGCCAGCAGATTACGTTGACACTATTAAAAAAAGCCCAAGTGAGTGGTGGGGATTCGAGTTATCAGGTGGCACGTGAAGTCTGGTCAGAAAGCGGAAATCGTTTTGACTTGGTTCTGTTAATCAATGGTCTGCCACTAATCAATATCGAACAAAAGCGCAGTGATGTGTCACTTGAGGAAGCCATAGGGCAATTTATGCGTTATTACCGCGATGGCGACTATACCAATAACTTTATGGCTTTTTCACAAATGATGATTGCAACTTCCGAGATTGAAACACGGTATTTCGCTACACCAAAATCAATCAATGATTTTAATCCGTCTTTTGTTTTTCATTGGTCTGTTACGCAAAAAGATCAAGATGGCAATCCGATGGGGCAACGTGTAGTAACAGACTATCGTGACGTAATTGAGCACCTACTCATGGTTCCAATGGCCCATCAAATGGTTGGTGACTATCTTATTATTGATGAAGACCCAGTGAATGAAGAAAATCGTCGTCATATGCTGATGCGCCCCTATCAAGTCCATGCTTTACAGGCTGTGGAAAAGGCTGCCTTTGGATGGGATAATCCAGACAAAATCCCACATGGGGGATTTGTTTGGCATACGACTGGTTCTGGAAAAACAATCACGAGTTTTAAAACAGCTCAGTTTTTATCGACACGAACAGAGTTTGATAAGGTCGTATTTTTACTGGATCGTAGAGATTTGGATGAACAGACCTCTAAAGCCTTCAAGGCTTATGCTACCTATGAATCGGTGAATGTGGATGATACGAAGAGTACCTATCAGTTACGAAGACAGCTTACCGCGGCCAAGAGCGGTATTGTTGTGACAACGACCTTCAAATTGAGTTTTTTGGTTAAAGATTTAATCGCTGCACAAGATACTAGCCTAGCAGATAAAAAAATCCTTTTTATCATTGATGAAGCCCATCGGACAACGATGGGAGATATGATGGGAATGATTAAAGAGTATTTCTTTAAAAACGGCTTATTCTTTGGATTTACGGGTACCCCTCTCTTTGATGAAAATAAGGTCAAAGGAAAAATCAACGAGCGTAGCGAGGTCATCAATACAACTGAAAAATTATTTGGTCCTCTCCTTCATCAGTACACGATTGATGAAGCGATTGCGGATGGCAATGTATTAGGATTCCATGTCGATTACATCAATACAGGAGAATTTAGAAGTTACGAAGATTTGCGTGAGCAACTGATTGATACAGTAAGTCAGAAAAAGCCAGAGCTTGGTAAAAAAGCCCTTCAACGACAAGTCCAACAATGGTCGGAATTAGAAGTTGAAAAAAATGCGGTTAAAGAAGGCCTCTTAGTCTACCAAGATAAAACACATATTCCACGAGTGGTGGAGGAGATTCTTTCAAGCTGGCAGGAGCAATCACAAAGTGGAGAGTTTAATGCTATGCTGACAGTTGCTTACAAAGAACGTGTCATTGCCTACTATCATGAATTTAAAAAGCAGATTGCTGAAACATACCAAGTTGGTGAGCATAGCCCTAATATTGCCATGACCTTTAGCTTTGGCAATGAAAATGATCCAGAAAATGTCACGAGAGATGTTATTGAAGAACTGTTTTCTGATTATGAAAAGATGACGGGCGTCTTATTTGTAGCTGGAGACAAGGAGAGAGGCGAACAAGCTTATTTTGAAGACGTAACAGATCGCTTCAAACGAGGAGGTAGTGGTAGAAATCCTAAAAACTTGGACATCATTATCGTAGCTGACCAATTATTGACTGGTTATGATGCCAAACGCTTGAATACCCTGTATGTGGATAGACGACTGGAATTACAAGGGTTAATACAAGCCTATTCACGAACCAATCGTGTATTTGGCTCTGCCAAAGAATTTGGAACGATTATCAACTTCCAATACCCACGCATCACAGAAGAAACCGTTAATGCAGCTCTGAAATTATACGGTAGTGGCGGTCAAAGTAGTCGTGTTCTTGTTGAAAAATACGAAGATGCTGTAAGGCTGTTAAACCAATGTGTTGATGGATTGATTGTAGCACTACCAAATCCAACGGACTGGATTCAACTTCAGGTTGATGAGGAAGAAAAAGAAAGCTTCAAGCAAGCTTTTAAAGAAACTGCTAAGCAATTAAATCGTGTGGAACAGTACTATGAGTTCTCTTGGGATGACGATTTATTTGGCATAACAGAGCATACCTGGTTGCAATATATTGGTGCGTATAAGAATTTATTCCCGCGTGAAATAGGACCAGTTTCTGATGAGATTAGTCCATTAGCAGGACGCACAAAATTGCAAGGTTCCCAAATTATTAACGCCCAAAGTCTGTTGACATTGATTGGTGAGAAAACGCAAAATAAAGATGGCTATATGGTCATCAATGATGGGAATTTAGTTTTAATTTTAGAACAAATTCAAGAGTTGAGTAATATGGGTGAAGATGAGCTAGCCGAGGCTTTAAAAACGTTTATCAATGAAGAACTCGTTACCGGTCATCTTTCAGCAACACTTGACTTTGATGAATCCTTTAAGAAATGGCAAGATGAGCGACAGTTTAAAGTCATTCAGCAGTTTGCTACGGAATGGGGAATTGATAGTCGCTTACTTCAAAAATCATTGAAAGAATTTCAACTGAACAAAGCAGATGAGATTCCTTATAAATCCGAGATCATGACGACACTCAATCCAGCTAGTGCTACAAACCAGTTTTCAGGCAAAAAATTACTACTTAATATGGAGTTGAATAAAATCCTACCCCAGTGGATGCTGGAAACCAAACAAAAGTATAAATAA
- a CDS encoding ATP-binding protein: protein MNYIQRPFYLEFLRRHRDRQIIKVVTGVRRAGKSVLFQLFKEELLKEGVNENQIISINFEDLSFYDLRNFRALHTYITELLVEDKKYYIFLDEIQHVEQFELVADSLFISQNVDLYLTGSNAYFMSSQLATNLTGRYVEIEILPLSFEEYLSGQNIPEHKSRIEWFNDYLFSAFPYLLQTSSYAEKIDYLRGIYHSILLNDIVTRLGNPNPTIIERIVRTLLSSVGSLVSTNKIRNTLISQGVSLSHATLENYLTTLTNSLLFYAVPRFDVKGRALLQRLEKYYPVDLGFRRLLLPDHKEDIGHILENIVYLELRRRYSQVYVGNIDKYEVDFVVVTDFGHYAYYQVSETTLAPETLDRELRPLEAIKDQFPKFLLTMDTIQPSANYNGIQKKNIIDWLLER from the coding sequence ATGAACTATATTCAAAGACCATTTTATTTGGAGTTTCTTAGAAGACATCGAGACCGTCAAATTATCAAGGTAGTAACTGGTGTCCGACGTGCAGGTAAGTCCGTTCTTTTCCAACTTTTTAAAGAGGAACTGTTAAAAGAAGGAGTGAACGAAAATCAAATTATATCCATCAATTTTGAGGACCTGAGTTTTTACGACTTACGTAACTTTAGGGCATTGCATACTTACATAACAGAATTATTGGTAGAGGATAAAAAATATTATATCTTTTTAGACGAAATTCAGCATGTTGAGCAATTTGAACTAGTAGCAGATAGTTTGTTTATTTCTCAAAATGTAGATCTCTATTTGACTGGATCAAATGCATATTTTATGAGCAGTCAGTTAGCAACAAATTTGACAGGTCGGTATGTTGAAATAGAGATTCTTCCGTTATCATTTGAGGAATATCTATCCGGTCAAAATATCCCCGAGCACAAGAGCAGAATAGAATGGTTTAATGATTATCTATTTAGCGCGTTTCCTTATTTGCTTCAAACATCGTCTTACGCTGAAAAAATCGACTATCTAAGAGGAATATATCATTCTATACTCTTAAATGATATTGTCACACGATTAGGGAATCCAAATCCTACTATAATCGAGCGCATTGTACGGACTCTTCTCAGTAGTGTAGGAAGCCTAGTATCGACTAATAAAATCCGTAATACCCTCATTAGCCAAGGCGTTTCCTTATCCCATGCTACTTTGGAAAATTATTTAACAACATTGACCAATAGCTTACTTTTTTATGCCGTTCCACGCTTTGATGTGAAAGGCAGAGCCTTGCTACAGCGGTTGGAAAAGTATTATCCTGTTGATTTAGGATTTAGACGTCTCTTGTTGCCAGATCACAAAGAAGATATCGGCCATATATTGGAAAATATTGTTTATCTGGAGTTGAGACGTAGATACTCTCAAGTTTATGTTGGCAATATCGACAAATATGAAGTTGACTTTGTGGTTGTAACCGATTTTGGTCATTATGCTTATTATCAAGTAAGCGAAACAACGCTTGCTCCAGAAACATTGGACCGAGAACTTCGACCGCTAGAGGCCATTAAAGATCAATTTCCGAAATTTCTTCTAACAATGGATACCATTCAGCCATCTGCAAACTATAATGGTATTCAGAAAAAAAATATTATAGATTGGTTACTAGAAAGATAA
- a CDS encoding restriction endonuclease subunit S → MVFFAYAWEQRRFSEVAITSRGLTYKPSDICKDGVRVLRSSNIDEDRFVLKDDDVFVKNNVVNIGYAKEHDILITSANGSSRLVGKHAIIKEIADEPIVHGGFMLIASTKYPYFINASMSSSWYKKFIDLFVSGGNGAIGNLNKNDLDNQNIFIPTEAEQQKIGEYFSNFDRLITLHQRKP, encoded by the coding sequence TTGGTCTTTTTTGCTTATGCTTGGGAACAGCGGAGGTTTTCGGAGGTAGCTATAACTAGTAGAGGATTGACCTACAAACCATCTGATATATGTAAAGATGGTGTTCGCGTTTTACGTTCCTCTAATATAGATGAAGATAGATTTGTTTTAAAAGATGATGATGTTTTTGTGAAAAATAATGTAGTGAATATTGGTTATGCAAAAGAGCATGATATTCTTATCACTTCTGCAAATGGTTCATCAAGACTTGTAGGGAAACATGCAATTATAAAAGAAATCGCTGATGAACCAATTGTTCATGGTGGATTTATGTTAATTGCTTCAACTAAATATCCATATTTTATCAATGCTTCTATGAGTTCCTCTTGGTATAAGAAATTTATTGATTTATTTGTATCAGGTGGTAATGGAGCTATTGGGAATCTTAATAAAAATGATTTGGACAATCAAAATATTTTTATTCCGACTGAAGCTGAACAACAAAAAATCGGTGAGTATTTCTCTAACTTCGACCGCCTCATCACCCTTCATCAGCGTAAGCCATAA
- a CDS encoding site-specific integrase, producing MNKITRETLLHDYFQQWTKLFKEGAVRPVTLEKYQNNYQHLKAIVPNLKLCELDRTVYQQILNQYAQTHERQTVIDFHHQIKGAVLDAVDEGLVDRDPTRKVIFKGKAPRIKKVKYLNQFDLHSVLADLNLELQINWDWLILLIAKTGLRFSEALGLTPSDFNFVQQNISVTKTWDYKGKGGFLPTKNKSSIRKVQIDWQLSMQFQQLIKDIPEDMPIFVNGPICNSTPNKWLEKHCKNVGVPVISIHGLRHTHASLLMYAGVSIASVSRRLGHSSITTTQKVYMHVITELENQDNDLVMRYLSGLS from the coding sequence ATGAATAAAATTACAAGAGAAACCTTATTACATGACTATTTTCAACAATGGACAAAATTATTTAAAGAAGGAGCAGTTCGTCCTGTTACCCTTGAAAAATATCAAAACAATTACCAGCACTTAAAAGCTATTGTACCGAATCTGAAATTATGTGAACTCGATCGAACGGTTTACCAGCAAATATTAAATCAATATGCACAAACGCATGAGAGGCAAACGGTTATTGATTTCCACCATCAGATTAAAGGAGCAGTACTAGATGCGGTAGATGAAGGGTTAGTTGATAGAGATCCGACAAGAAAAGTTATTTTTAAAGGTAAGGCACCTAGAATAAAGAAGGTTAAGTATTTGAACCAATTTGATTTACATAGTGTCTTAGCTGACTTGAATTTAGAACTGCAGATCAATTGGGATTGGTTAATATTACTGATTGCCAAAACAGGATTGCGATTTTCGGAAGCTCTTGGACTAACTCCGTCTGATTTCAATTTCGTACAACAAAACATATCTGTTACGAAAACATGGGATTACAAGGGTAAAGGTGGATTTTTACCAACTAAAAACAAGTCTTCAATACGAAAAGTCCAGATTGATTGGCAATTAAGTATGCAATTCCAGCAATTAATAAAAGACATACCAGAAGATATGCCTATTTTTGTAAACGGTCCAATTTGTAATTCAACACCAAATAAATGGTTGGAGAAGCATTGCAAGAACGTAGGGGTACCAGTGATATCAATACATGGGTTGCGACATACTCATGCGTCTCTTTTAATGTATGCAGGAGTATCTATTGCAAGTGTATCTAGGCGACTGGGGCATTCTTCTATTACTACAACGCAAAAGGTTTATATGCATGTCATCACTGAGCTTGAAAATCAGGATAACGACTTGGTTATGCGCTACCTGTCAGGCTTGAGTTAA
- a CDS encoding DUF6287 domain-containing protein yields the protein MKQTAKLSHIALISLLTGTLLTACTTNKTSQPSTPEQTSHSTATSSEVKKTTPEDDKKSYASVFEDYQKILEYSATYNTNIAHIQELLGSLNIELNSWVIESALYSPDRLRYTFLDVNQDGQNELLVGSFQQDQQIFPVALYYLDNKTPNLLSEGFVAGHGGARNAFRIYQNGDVVAASWSSGTGEGTATLYQFSADSTQPKQIDQNEFQLGPIKLDQLCGKSKTEELDLVALNWASFETPQKPASATDTAGKSMDINAVATGDFSSLAGTWKNGKGRVLTIQADGTVNYQDVPDRNYYVNLNYAKIENGQLMAGIRNPNAMASAIVSTVFIPKGVAITPIAENAEDPTDKSKDRLFSTQYLMPADILAQEVFYRVED from the coding sequence ATGAAACAGACTGCTAAATTATCACATATTGCTCTAATTAGCTTATTGACCGGTACACTACTGACTGCTTGTACGACCAACAAAACAAGTCAACCTAGCACACCAGAGCAAACAAGCCACTCAACAGCTACTTCTTCCGAAGTCAAAAAAACAACCCCAGAAGACGATAAAAAATCTTATGCCAGTGTCTTTGAAGACTATCAAAAAATACTCGAATACAGTGCTACCTATAATACAAACATCGCCCACATCCAAGAATTACTGGGCAGCCTAAATATCGAACTCAATTCTTGGGTAATCGAGAGTGCCCTATACTCTCCAGATCGCTTGCGCTATACTTTTCTTGATGTCAATCAAGACGGACAAAATGAGTTACTGGTCGGCTCCTTCCAACAGGATCAGCAAATTTTTCCAGTCGCTCTTTACTATTTAGATAACAAAACACCTAACCTCTTATCAGAAGGTTTTGTTGCTGGTCATGGCGGAGCTAGAAACGCCTTTAGGATTTATCAGAATGGCGATGTTGTTGCCGCTAGTTGGAGTTCTGGAACGGGAGAAGGTACCGCAACACTTTACCAATTTTCTGCAGATAGTACCCAACCGAAGCAAATCGATCAAAACGAATTTCAGCTTGGTCCAATTAAACTAGACCAGCTATGTGGCAAATCAAAAACAGAAGAGCTTGACTTAGTGGCTCTCAACTGGGCATCTTTTGAAACACCGCAAAAACCTGCATCTGCTACAGATACCGCTGGAAAAAGCATGGACATCAATGCCGTAGCAACTGGCGATTTCTCAAGTCTTGCAGGTACTTGGAAAAACGGCAAAGGAAGAGTTCTGACCATCCAAGCAGACGGAACAGTCAACTACCAAGATGTGCCAGATAGAAATTACTATGTCAATTTGAACTATGCCAAAATTGAGAATGGACAACTCATGGCTGGCATCCGAAATCCAAATGCTATGGCATCTGCAATTGTTTCAACTGTCTTTATCCCTAAAGGAGTTGCCATCACACCAATCGCAGAAAATGCAGAGGACCCCACCGACAAATCCAAAGACCGCCTCTTCTCGACTCAATACCTCATGCCCGCAGATATTCTCGCCCAAGAAGTCTTCTATCGGGTAGAGGACTAA
- a CDS encoding MptD family putative ECF transporter S component, translating into MKQLKVKDLMVIGAFAALYFLCVGLGTLVAALFDRSGNMMYAPAFSAILGGPVYMLLVAKVGKFGSISLVSAVMACFFFMSGYMTAAFLPSLVFGILGDVIARQGQYKQKWLNLVSFIVFSFGNLGPIILMWLMKDAYEANLLARGKSAEYIARVMVDFTPANVLGLSATIIVGALIGAVIGQKMVDKSFKKSGLLQ; encoded by the coding sequence ATGAAGCAATTAAAAGTGAAAGATTTGATGGTGATAGGGGCTTTTGCGGCTCTCTACTTTCTATGCGTGGGCCTGGGGACCTTGGTGGCAGCTCTATTTGATCGTTCGGGTAATATGATGTATGCACCAGCTTTTTCAGCTATTTTAGGTGGACCAGTTTATATGCTCTTGGTCGCTAAAGTCGGGAAATTTGGCTCAATTAGTCTAGTAAGTGCCGTTATGGCCTGCTTCTTTTTTATGTCTGGCTACATGACAGCAGCTTTTTTGCCAAGTCTAGTTTTCGGTATCTTAGGAGATGTGATTGCAAGACAGGGACAATACAAGCAAAAATGGCTTAACCTTGTGAGTTTCATCGTTTTTTCTTTTGGAAATTTAGGGCCAATCATTCTCATGTGGTTGATGAAAGATGCTTATGAGGCAAATCTTTTAGCGCGAGGGAAATCTGCGGAATATATCGCTCGTGTCATGGTGGATTTCACGCCTGCCAACGTGCTAGGCTTATCTGCAACTATCATTGTTGGGGCCTTGATTGGAGCTGTTATAGGACAAAAAATGGTAGATAAATCCTTCAAAAAATCGGGGTTGCTGCAATGA